One genomic region from Spirosoma sp. KCTC 42546 encodes:
- a CDS encoding RagB/SusD family nutrient uptake outer membrane protein encodes MKRNPFLYISTGFAALFLTASCQKSFLDVPVQGQATTATDPNLAINLVTGVYNSLYNSEAFGGDGGDVHGISFIAATNIISDDADKGSFDSDQPSLKDIDNFTTTPTNNFVAALWNGYYSGISRANQALAALETASIDQATKTRLIGEVRFIRGYYYFNLVRFFGKVPKVVRVPKDAQDANTDPAFQTRAPVDTIYSVITQDLQFAINNLPLRAQAGVGHANKGAAQALLAKTYLYRKNWQQVQALTQEVINSGQYSLVPDYTIIWRYVGNNSSESIFETQSGTFNNGDIAVGGYATWQGPRVGGKGGWTDLGFGFDTPSQNLVNAYEAGDKRRASTIITIDNSGKHVGTVLYDGFRIPSADSVQNLYYNYKAYASENPSIEPYLGNRDKKQKNVRLLRYADVLLMNAEANNELGQSGTAITYLNQIRTRAGLAATKAASQTDLRTAIWQERRIELAMEHDRFFDLVRTGRAAQVMQAAGKNFVAGKNELLPVPSLQIQLSGGKLDQNPGY; translated from the coding sequence ATGAAACGCAATCCATTCCTTTATATAAGCACGGGCTTTGCAGCCTTATTTCTGACGGCTTCCTGCCAGAAAAGTTTTCTGGATGTGCCCGTACAAGGGCAGGCCACGACCGCTACCGACCCTAATCTGGCAATCAACCTAGTAACGGGCGTATATAATAGCCTCTATAACAGCGAGGCATTTGGGGGCGATGGGGGCGATGTCCACGGTATCAGCTTCATTGCCGCGACGAATATTATTTCCGATGACGCCGACAAAGGCAGCTTCGATAGTGACCAGCCGAGCCTGAAGGACATCGACAATTTCACGACGACGCCAACCAATAATTTCGTGGCCGCTTTATGGAATGGCTATTACAGCGGTATTTCCCGTGCCAATCAGGCACTGGCTGCTTTAGAAACAGCCTCAATCGACCAAGCGACAAAAACCCGACTCATTGGCGAAGTCCGGTTTATTCGCGGTTATTACTACTTCAATCTGGTTCGCTTTTTCGGCAAAGTGCCCAAAGTTGTTCGGGTGCCAAAAGATGCGCAGGACGCTAACACAGATCCCGCTTTTCAGACCCGCGCCCCAGTCGATACGATCTATTCTGTTATCACGCAGGATCTCCAATTCGCCATCAATAATTTACCCTTGCGGGCACAGGCAGGTGTAGGTCATGCCAATAAAGGGGCAGCTCAGGCGCTTTTGGCCAAAACCTATCTGTATCGTAAGAACTGGCAGCAAGTACAGGCTCTAACCCAGGAGGTGATTAATTCTGGCCAGTATTCGCTGGTACCGGATTATACGATCATCTGGCGATACGTAGGCAATAACAGCAGCGAGTCGATTTTCGAAACCCAGAGTGGCACGTTCAACAATGGCGATATAGCTGTTGGTGGTTATGCCACCTGGCAGGGCCCACGCGTAGGTGGCAAAGGTGGTTGGACTGATTTAGGCTTTGGCTTTGATACGCCGAGCCAGAATTTGGTAAATGCTTATGAAGCGGGTGACAAGCGCAGAGCCTCTACCATTATCACCATTGATAACAGTGGAAAACACGTTGGAACGGTACTGTATGATGGTTTCCGCATTCCCAGTGCCGATTCAGTACAGAACCTCTACTACAACTACAAAGCCTACGCCAGCGAGAATCCAAGTATTGAACCCTATCTGGGCAACCGCGACAAAAAGCAGAAAAATGTGCGTTTGTTGCGCTATGCGGATGTGCTGTTGATGAACGCCGAAGCCAATAACGAGCTAGGCCAATCGGGAACCGCTATTACTTACCTGAACCAGATACGAACCCGCGCCGGATTAGCCGCCACCAAAGCCGCTTCACAAACCGACCTACGTACGGCCATCTGGCAAGAGCGCCGGATCGAGCTGGCTATGGAACACGACCGCTTCTTCGACTTAGTTCGAACAGGGCGGGCCGCTCAGGTGATGCAGGCGGCTGGAAAGAATTTCGTCGCGGGCAAAAACGAATTATTGCCCGTACCGAGTCTGCAAATCCAATTAAGTGGTGGCAAACTAGACCAAAATCCAGGCTATTGA
- a CDS encoding TonB-dependent receptor, with the protein MKKRSLYRKSTVLPLLLAELLFLLTINSALAGVAPIRITGKVTDGTSSVGLPGVTIQVKGTTTGTVTDGTGTYIIQADDNATLVFSSIGYQKIEIAIGGRTTINVPLVEDTKSLNEVVVVGYGTQRKSDVTGATVTIKGEELIKQPVLTATQALQGKAAGVQIISSGQPGSSPVVRIRGTGSALGGTAALFVVDGVLTDDISNINTADIVNVDVLKDASATAIYGSRGANGVVIITTKRGTVGKMTVNYSGNAGFRIPSYLVPMANSTEYANYVSAATGNIVSPGTTSTDWYKQILRNGFQQNHGISINGGTDKSTYFLSAGYYTDQGLVIDNQYKRFSIRANNDFTFNKYVKIGISASYANGDNQIANLGTAYNDAYRAAPLIQSKENGKYGNTSVYQNVGNPLLDIEKNNNHATDNRLLGSAYLEIKPVDWITYRTNIGGDWVNLNTREYNYQFNNDTTTFINPGGNQRNPNSNLKFINTRTFHWTWDNLITFNKKFDKHALTVLVGTTAEKYTLTSFTAFRKDVPAAQNLWYINTGNANTSTNDGSGDQYNRNSYIGRVNYNYNDRYLFTATIRADGSSRFPAQNRWGYFPSVGAGWVISNESFMASQQIFDLLKVRASWGKVGNDRIPTDAYTVTVAPNLAYPFGGGIATPGSAITQIKDPNVKWETTEEADLGVEFTALNGKLTGEVNYYNKKSRDLLINVKVPSVSGDADGVVLTNAASIQNQGFEFTLNWRGKITNDLSYRIGGNATLNQNKVIGLNGGQPILDGGIGANQQYTTRTDNGQPVGSFYVLQVLGVFQNADEIANYKNATGQVIQPSANAGDFKYQDTNGDGKIDDNDRVFAGSYQPKAYFGLNLGLTYKSFDLSVDFYGNVGNQIYNGKRAFRQGALDNVEKSVAYKRWSAGSGIQTEPAANSGNLPPSTYFIESGNFARINNLTLGYRIPDAVLKKIGASNVRVFVTGQNLFTLKKYSGFTAELPGFNATSSAGIVTTGSPTTQGIELNAYPMPSTLVAGLNIGF; encoded by the coding sequence ATGAAAAAACGTTCACTTTATAGGAAATCAACAGTGCTTCCGCTATTGCTTGCAGAGCTACTGTTCTTGTTAACAATTAACTCCGCTCTGGCTGGAGTTGCCCCTATTCGAATAACAGGAAAAGTTACAGACGGCACTTCAAGTGTAGGATTGCCAGGCGTTACCATACAGGTAAAAGGAACCACAACCGGTACAGTCACTGACGGCACCGGAACATATATCATTCAGGCAGATGACAACGCAACGTTAGTCTTTTCCAGCATTGGCTATCAGAAAATAGAAATCGCTATCGGTGGCCGAACAACGATCAATGTCCCTTTAGTAGAAGACACTAAATCATTGAACGAAGTAGTTGTGGTCGGTTATGGCACGCAACGCAAATCGGATGTGACGGGGGCAACGGTCACTATAAAAGGCGAGGAATTGATAAAGCAACCCGTACTGACGGCTACCCAGGCCCTTCAGGGTAAGGCCGCTGGGGTCCAGATCATTAGTAGTGGCCAACCGGGCAGTTCGCCCGTTGTTCGGATTCGGGGTACGGGCAGTGCTCTGGGTGGTACCGCTGCGCTGTTCGTTGTCGACGGTGTGTTAACTGATGACATTTCGAATATCAATACGGCCGACATTGTGAATGTTGACGTTCTGAAAGATGCATCGGCCACCGCTATTTATGGCTCACGCGGGGCAAACGGGGTAGTGATCATTACTACCAAGCGCGGCACGGTTGGCAAAATGACCGTGAATTATTCGGGCAATGCGGGTTTTCGGATACCTTCGTACTTGGTCCCGATGGCCAACTCCACGGAGTATGCCAACTACGTTAGTGCGGCCACGGGCAACATCGTTAGTCCAGGTACGACTTCTACCGATTGGTACAAACAGATCCTGAGAAACGGCTTTCAGCAAAATCATGGCATTTCCATAAACGGCGGCACCGACAAATCGACCTACTTCCTGAGCGCTGGTTACTACACCGATCAGGGACTTGTGATCGACAATCAATACAAACGGTTCTCGATTCGGGCCAACAACGATTTCACGTTCAACAAATACGTCAAAATAGGCATATCGGCCTCCTACGCTAACGGCGATAACCAGATTGCCAACCTCGGAACGGCTTACAATGATGCCTACCGGGCTGCCCCGCTCATTCAATCGAAGGAAAATGGTAAGTATGGTAACACCTCGGTTTATCAGAATGTAGGCAACCCACTACTGGACATCGAGAAAAATAACAACCACGCCACAGACAACCGGTTGTTAGGATCGGCTTACCTCGAAATCAAGCCTGTTGACTGGATTACATACCGCACCAACATTGGGGGCGACTGGGTTAACCTGAATACGCGCGAGTACAATTACCAGTTCAACAACGATACAACCACCTTTATCAATCCCGGTGGTAATCAGCGGAATCCCAACAGCAACCTGAAGTTCATCAATACCCGAACCTTCCACTGGACATGGGATAACCTGATCACCTTCAACAAGAAGTTTGATAAACATGCGTTGACCGTGCTGGTTGGTACAACCGCGGAGAAATACACGCTTACCAGCTTTACAGCCTTCCGGAAAGATGTTCCAGCTGCGCAGAATCTGTGGTATATCAACACCGGAAACGCCAACACATCGACCAACGATGGATCGGGCGATCAATACAATCGCAATTCGTACATCGGTCGGGTGAATTACAATTACAACGACCGATATCTGTTCACGGCAACGATTCGGGCCGATGGATCATCCCGTTTCCCGGCCCAGAATCGCTGGGGATATTTCCCGTCGGTAGGCGCGGGCTGGGTAATCAGCAACGAAAGCTTCATGGCTAGTCAGCAGATTTTCGACCTGCTTAAAGTGCGGGCCAGTTGGGGTAAAGTGGGCAACGATCGGATTCCAACCGATGCTTACACCGTAACCGTAGCGCCCAATCTGGCCTATCCCTTTGGTGGTGGCATTGCAACGCCCGGAAGCGCCATTACGCAAATTAAAGACCCGAATGTGAAGTGGGAAACCACCGAAGAAGCTGACTTAGGCGTTGAATTCACGGCCCTGAACGGTAAACTTACCGGCGAAGTCAACTATTACAATAAGAAGTCCAGAGATTTGCTGATCAACGTCAAAGTCCCCTCCGTATCGGGGGATGCCGATGGTGTGGTTCTGACAAATGCGGCCTCGATTCAGAATCAGGGATTTGAATTTACGCTGAATTGGCGGGGAAAAATCACGAATGATCTCTCCTACCGTATCGGGGGTAATGCCACCCTGAATCAAAACAAAGTGATTGGCCTGAACGGCGGACAACCGATTCTCGACGGGGGAATTGGAGCCAATCAGCAGTACACCACCCGAACCGATAACGGCCAACCTGTAGGTAGCTTTTATGTATTGCAGGTACTGGGTGTTTTCCAGAATGCCGATGAAATAGCCAATTACAAAAACGCAACGGGCCAGGTCATTCAACCCTCGGCCAATGCGGGTGATTTCAAATACCAGGATACCAACGGTGACGGCAAGATCGATGATAACGACCGGGTATTTGCCGGATCGTACCAGCCAAAAGCGTATTTCGGCCTAAATCTGGGGCTGACTTACAAAAGCTTCGATCTCAGTGTTGATTTCTACGGCAACGTGGGCAACCAGATTTACAATGGCAAACGCGCATTCCGTCAGGGCGCACTGGACAATGTCGAAAAATCCGTTGCGTATAAGCGCTGGTCGGCGGGTAGTGGTATCCAGACCGAACCAGCAGCCAACAGCGGCAACCTTCCTCCTTCTACTTACTTCATTGAATCGGGAAATTTCGCGCGGATCAACAACCTGACGCTGGGGTATCGCATACCTGATGCGGTGTTGAAAAAAATAGGTGCTAGCAACGTGCGTGTCTTTGTAACGGGGCAGAATTTATTCACACTCAAAAAATACAGCGGCTTCACGGCAGAACTGCCCGGCTTTAATGCCACCAGCAGCGCCGGTATTGTAACAACAGGTAGCCCAACCACCCAGGGCATTGAATTAAACGCCTATCCAATGCCCAGTACGCTTGTCGCTGGGCTAAACATTGGCTTTTAA
- a CDS encoding Gfo/Idh/MocA family protein, with product MTHQPNRREFLKQGSAAALSMTLFPSLKRKVAPSDRVRVAHIGLNGMGTNHLNWFAKLPDVEVVGLCDVDETHLNKALATLQTLQPNTVAKTYSDFRYLLDRNDIDAITCATPDHWHAQVAIMAFQAGKDVYGEKPLSYSVREGQKMLKALNRYDRIFQLGTQIHAGDNYHRVVEIIKSGAIGNVKTVRLWKTGFPPVLGPANYQTPPSTLNWDMWQGPAPVSLYTPERCHFTYRYFLDYSGGVFQDFWCHIADVVWWAINPTGLKSISAKGEAPEGIGDAPKWIDIDYEFENLSLHWTSTPPNVPGAEKKGIGAYFEGDKGTLLCDYNTREITINGIVMNDIPEIPITIERSPGHQQNFINSVKSRKQPESNLAYARQMTMPMHLGLISYRLGQPLEWNARKEKFRHNSAANALLSREYRKGWDLI from the coding sequence ATGACCCACCAACCCAATCGCCGTGAGTTTCTGAAGCAGGGGAGCGCGGCTGCCCTTAGTATGACCCTATTTCCGAGCCTGAAACGTAAAGTTGCTCCCAGCGACCGCGTTCGTGTGGCCCACATTGGCCTTAACGGAATGGGGACGAATCACCTGAACTGGTTTGCCAAATTGCCAGATGTAGAGGTAGTCGGTTTATGTGATGTGGATGAAACTCATCTGAACAAAGCGTTGGCTACCTTACAAACTCTTCAGCCCAATACCGTCGCCAAAACGTACTCCGATTTCCGTTATCTGCTCGACCGCAATGACATCGACGCTATTACCTGCGCCACCCCCGATCATTGGCATGCTCAGGTAGCCATTATGGCGTTTCAGGCCGGGAAAGACGTATATGGTGAAAAACCGCTCTCCTACAGTGTTCGGGAAGGGCAGAAGATGCTAAAAGCCCTAAATCGCTACGATCGAATTTTTCAATTGGGTACCCAAATTCATGCGGGCGACAATTACCATCGAGTTGTAGAAATCATTAAATCTGGTGCTATAGGTAACGTAAAAACCGTACGGCTTTGGAAAACAGGATTTCCACCCGTGCTTGGTCCGGCAAATTACCAGACGCCCCCGTCTACCCTGAATTGGGATATGTGGCAGGGGCCCGCACCCGTGTCCCTCTATACACCAGAACGCTGCCATTTTACGTACCGCTATTTTCTAGATTACTCAGGTGGCGTGTTTCAGGACTTCTGGTGCCACATTGCCGATGTAGTCTGGTGGGCTATTAATCCTACCGGCCTGAAAAGCATAAGCGCAAAAGGGGAAGCTCCCGAAGGTATTGGTGATGCCCCTAAGTGGATCGATATTGATTACGAGTTCGAGAATCTGTCGTTACACTGGACCAGCACACCGCCCAATGTGCCAGGTGCGGAGAAAAAAGGGATTGGTGCCTATTTTGAAGGTGATAAGGGGACGCTTCTATGCGACTACAATACGAGGGAAATTACAATTAATGGAATTGTAATGAATGATATACCCGAAATTCCGATCACAATCGAGCGATCACCGGGGCATCAGCAAAACTTTATTAACTCCGTCAAATCCCGTAAACAGCCCGAATCGAATTTAGCCTACGCCCGGCAAATGACCATGCCTATGCACCTTGGCCTGATTTCGTACCGGCTCGGACAACCCTTAGAGTGGAACGCCCGAAAAGAGAAATTCAGGCATAATTCCGCTGCCAATGCACTCCTGTCGCGTGAGTACCGAAAAGGCTGGGATTTGATATAG
- a CDS encoding Ig-like domain-containing protein — protein MKQIFTSLLKERFFYCLTWVALPLLLCLGFQVKAQQSSLGAPNSLTSTPFVNTPFSVTQAHASTLASCWEGDVGLCVLGPNVPDRAIDNDLTNFARTNIAVSAISSLTVGDNNPATIYNAKNFAGFVISNSSLLEATLFGSVTIRTYKNGVFREASTSANLLGVSSSLISGAYEVGFYTTLDFNQISITFTNPLTVVTSYDVYYAVMRRYGPDNTPLACNTSTPMNSPTFPAIVNPDNTGFGGLLSVGTIINPDNAVSPSTNDAASLAITASALGTGYFSIKLQDQVFNSTTNALDDGYPAGTFAGIDLSNPSLLELGVGSGFIVQTYYHGTPTADIAASGGLFVAGNTALLTGTGRRTLGLVTTTKFDEIKLTVTGTGANVGTVLIYGAVVKRLCDAQPLVCNTTYPLSNTAFPTIIDPARTGLTGVLGVGASIQDEGNVISTSTTDFATITNTASVATVASIAVLNPISSYPAGTFAGFTVNKVAGVLALELFDRLTITTYRSGTLVESRSAGNLLDLAVTLFGPTNNFFNVGFVTTQPFDEIQLSVAPLVGAGVGTSLANLSGSLRVYGAFIDTRTSVGGGLVCALNTNPDFAVTNKNIPVTSSVKTNDKVPAGTTYGTSPTLTSSPGGSVPSLVMSSNGTYTFSSATPGVYVYSVPVCLSAICISQTLTITVLDPTVNTNNPVANPDIASTAGASTNPASLTVNVRVNDGPGNPGGTLANPTIVVNPTNGSASVNGSGNVVYTPNAGFYGTDILTYQVCETPSTPACGTATVTITVVAPGSNNSTVAADDYISTYQGAAVSGNVKTNDTDPEGNTQTITTQNTTIPGVGTLVVAADGAYTFTPVAGATGPVDFSYTTTDNGSPSASANGTLHILINPFNPNPDFNVTDINVPVPGNVKTNDVVPVGTTYGTATLTSSPGSATLTLTPTGSYTFTASTPGVYTYNVPVCVTGTPPVCTTQTLAITVLDPAVNTNNPVANPDFATTTGAPISPTALTVNIKVNDGPGNPGGALQNPTIPTQPAHGTASINGSGNLVYTPTAGYYGTDVVTYQICETPSTPACATATVTITVKAPGSPAAVSANDDYISTSGGSPASGNVLDNDLGTGLSVSNAGTTVTSSGTLVLTSSGSYTFTPAPGATGPVDFTYTACDNNTPSTCASATLHVLINQGTPDLTPVIDLPQANFAATSPDNTRSFVVNIFEVGGQPTSSGNVAITLSAPAGYTIAFSSSITSISVSGGTTTPVDNTKWTETSNNGLQISLTIKAGQFIAANATAKLGFTITRTTANSGSASNITVNVNDDATHTYDGNPLNNVYARIITGL, from the coding sequence ATGAAACAAATTTTCACTTCCTTACTCAAGGAGCGCTTTTTTTACTGCCTCACCTGGGTTGCTCTCCCTTTATTACTATGTCTGGGTTTTCAGGTTAAGGCCCAGCAAAGTAGCTTAGGCGCGCCCAATTCGTTAACATCAACACCTTTTGTTAATACGCCTTTCTCCGTTACCCAAGCGCATGCCAGTACGCTTGCCAGCTGTTGGGAGGGAGACGTAGGCCTTTGTGTTCTAGGCCCCAATGTTCCAGACAGGGCGATAGACAATGACTTAACCAACTTTGCGAGGACAAACATCGCTGTTAGTGCAATTTCCTCTCTTACAGTTGGTGATAACAATCCGGCAACTATTTATAATGCCAAAAACTTTGCTGGCTTTGTTATAAGCAACTCGTCCCTTTTGGAAGCTACTTTATTTGGCTCAGTAACTATAAGAACGTATAAAAATGGCGTGTTCCGTGAAGCAAGCACTAGTGCTAATCTGTTGGGAGTAAGTTCGAGTTTAATTTCTGGCGCTTATGAAGTAGGCTTCTATACAACACTGGATTTCAATCAGATATCCATAACATTTACTAACCCGTTAACAGTGGTTACTTCGTATGATGTATACTATGCGGTTATGAGGAGGTATGGTCCTGACAATACACCACTAGCCTGTAATACGTCTACCCCGATGAATAGTCCAACCTTCCCCGCTATTGTCAATCCTGACAACACCGGTTTTGGCGGGTTATTAAGCGTTGGGACTATAATCAATCCAGACAATGCAGTTAGTCCCAGTACCAATGATGCCGCATCACTGGCAATAACGGCATCTGCTTTAGGGACTGGTTATTTCTCTATAAAGCTTCAGGATCAGGTCTTCAACTCAACAACAAATGCGCTTGATGATGGCTACCCAGCAGGTACATTTGCGGGTATTGACCTTAGTAATCCGTCATTGCTAGAACTTGGCGTAGGAAGTGGCTTCATTGTACAGACTTACTATCATGGAACACCTACCGCTGATATTGCTGCTAGTGGTGGCCTTTTTGTAGCAGGCAATACGGCATTACTAACGGGTACAGGGCGTCGAACGCTTGGGTTAGTAACAACAACGAAATTTGATGAAATAAAATTAACTGTAACAGGAACAGGTGCTAACGTTGGTACTGTGCTTATTTATGGAGCCGTTGTTAAACGTTTGTGTGATGCGCAACCACTTGTGTGTAACACAACATACCCATTGAGTAATACCGCCTTTCCGACAATTATTGATCCGGCAAGAACCGGCTTAACGGGGGTACTTGGGGTGGGGGCATCCATTCAAGATGAGGGAAATGTAATCAGCACTAGTACAACCGATTTTGCCACAATTACCAATACCGCATCAGTTGCAACGGTTGCTTCAATAGCCGTCCTAAATCCAATTAGTTCATATCCCGCGGGTACGTTTGCTGGTTTTACCGTCAACAAAGTCGCCGGAGTACTTGCTCTCGAATTATTTGATCGGTTAACCATTACTACCTATAGAAGTGGGACACTCGTTGAATCCAGAAGCGCGGGCAACTTACTTGATTTAGCTGTAACGTTGTTTGGCCCAACCAACAACTTTTTCAATGTAGGTTTTGTAACCACACAACCATTCGACGAAATACAGTTAAGTGTGGCTCCGTTGGTAGGTGCAGGTGTGGGCACCAGCTTGGCAAATCTGTCGGGTTCGCTACGAGTATACGGCGCATTTATTGATACGCGCACATCGGTAGGTGGTGGTTTGGTTTGTGCACTAAACACGAATCCAGACTTTGCCGTTACCAACAAGAACATACCTGTCACGAGCAGTGTCAAAACTAACGATAAGGTACCCGCTGGCACTACGTATGGCACCAGCCCTACACTGACAAGCTCGCCTGGTGGCTCTGTACCATCACTGGTAATGAGCAGTAATGGTACGTATACATTCAGTAGCGCAACACCAGGCGTATATGTTTACTCGGTTCCCGTTTGTTTGAGTGCTATTTGCATTTCGCAAACACTAACCATCACGGTTCTTGACCCAACGGTAAACACCAACAATCCAGTCGCGAATCCAGATATTGCCTCTACCGCCGGAGCATCTACGAACCCTGCATCGTTGACAGTCAATGTTAGAGTAAATGATGGGCCTGGCAATCCGGGTGGTACGCTGGCAAACCCAACTATTGTTGTTAATCCAACCAATGGGTCAGCCAGTGTAAATGGTAGTGGCAATGTGGTTTACACACCGAATGCTGGTTTTTATGGAACTGATATATTGACCTATCAGGTCTGCGAAACACCTAGTACACCTGCTTGCGGTACAGCTACGGTAACCATCACCGTTGTAGCACCAGGTAGCAACAATAGTACGGTAGCTGCCGATGATTACATTAGTACCTATCAGGGTGCGGCTGTTTCTGGTAATGTTAAAACCAATGACACTGATCCTGAAGGGAATACCCAGACGATAACTACCCAGAATACAACTATTCCAGGTGTAGGTACGTTGGTTGTAGCGGCTGATGGTGCATACACATTCACGCCAGTAGCTGGTGCTACGGGGCCGGTTGACTTTTCGTATACCACTACCGACAATGGCTCCCCGTCAGCCTCTGCGAATGGAACATTACACATACTAATCAATCCGTTTAATCCGAATCCGGACTTCAACGTTACTGATATTAATGTACCAGTTCCGGGTAATGTTAAAACAAACGATGTAGTACCTGTAGGAACTACCTACGGTACGGCTACCCTGACCAGCTCGCCTGGTAGCGCAACGCTGACGCTAACACCAACGGGCAGCTATACCTTCACTGCCAGCACACCAGGCGTATACACATACAATGTGCCTGTCTGCGTTACGGGAACACCCCCTGTCTGTACAACGCAGACATTGGCGATCACAGTGCTTGATCCGGCTGTGAATACGAACAACCCAGTAGCAAATCCAGACTTTGCAACGACCACCGGCGCGCCTATCAGCCCAACGGCATTGACAGTTAACATAAAGGTTAACGATGGACCAGGAAATCCAGGAGGTGCGTTACAAAATCCAACGATTCCTACTCAGCCTGCTCATGGTACTGCCAGTATTAATGGAAGTGGAAATCTGGTTTACACGCCAACGGCAGGGTATTATGGAACAGATGTTGTGACTTATCAAATCTGTGAAACACCTAGTACACCTGCATGTGCTACCGCCACCGTAACCATCACGGTTAAAGCGCCAGGTAGCCCAGCGGCTGTATCCGCCAACGATGACTATATATCTACATCAGGAGGAAGCCCTGCCAGTGGTAATGTACTCGACAACGATCTGGGAACTGGCCTGTCCGTATCAAATGCGGGAACAACAGTAACCTCATCGGGTACACTCGTATTGACTTCCTCAGGTAGCTATACATTTACTCCTGCGCCGGGTGCTACGGGTCCTGTTGACTTTACTTATACCGCCTGCGATAATAATACACCGTCGACCTGCGCCAGTGCAACGTTGCATGTGCTGATTAATCAGGGTACTCCTGATTTAACGCCAGTCATTGATTTGCCTCAGGCCAACTTTGCCGCAACGAGCCCGGATAATACGAGAAGCTTTGTGGTAAATATATTTGAAGTTGGTGGGCAACCTACCTCTAGTGGAAATGTAGCTATCACGCTCTCAGCGCCAGCTGGTTATACAATTGCTTTCTCAAGTTCGATCACCAGTATTAGCGTTTCCGGAGGTACTACTACCCCAGTAGATAATACAAAGTGGACTGAGACTAGTAATAATGGGTTACAGATTTCACTAACGATTAAGGCTGGACAATTTATAGCTGCTAATGCCACTGCCAAGCTGGGTTTCACGATAACCCGCACAACGGCTAATTCTGGAAGCGCGTCAAATATCACAGTAAATGTAAACGACGACGCTACACATACGTATGATGGAAATCCATTAAATAACGTTTACGCCAGAATTATCACTGGTTTGTAA
- a CDS encoding T9SS type A sorting domain-containing protein: MTRKLLLMLLTVLCSSYAAFAQDPSVGGIVISPNPIQVGQAASLTASFGNGSSTDIPQSATATYTVNLPPNIGVTGSSVVVISPVAGTTANLSVTVGAYDGTNGTIVTVRSNNGPVPGNAIYDLRLAIVGVRVTGGLPPNVLSNALSSGIGTNNPNNDNASTPVAVTAGALPVALVSFTAKAQEDRTVALAWTTSLETNNKGFLIERSKDLKGFEKVGEVTELGANSNSLKNYHLIDQTPYAGTSYYRLTQMDLDGKSTVFPVVSVVLREGAYGVFPNPVLNDQQFRLSLDEPETAQINFYGADGRLMPVQKMGVESGNLLLKVTGKLSTGVYILTVDERGQTRKHRLIVE; the protein is encoded by the coding sequence ATGACCAGAAAACTTTTACTTATGCTTTTGACGGTCTTGTGCAGCAGCTATGCCGCCTTCGCCCAGGATCCCTCCGTGGGAGGAATCGTCATTAGCCCCAACCCCATCCAGGTTGGACAAGCCGCTAGTCTCACCGCCAGCTTTGGCAATGGTAGCTCCACCGATATCCCTCAATCCGCTACCGCTACCTATACCGTTAACCTGCCCCCCAATATTGGCGTAACCGGCTCCTCAGTCGTGGTTATCTCGCCTGTGGCGGGCACCACGGCCAACCTGTCGGTTACCGTGGGCGCTTATGATGGAACCAATGGCACCATTGTTACTGTCCGCAGCAATAACGGGCCCGTGCCCGGTAATGCCATCTATGATCTGCGCTTAGCCATCGTTGGCGTACGCGTAACGGGAGGCTTGCCGCCCAATGTGCTGAGCAATGCCCTCTCCAGTGGTATCGGTACCAACAACCCCAACAACGACAATGCCAGCACGCCCGTGGCGGTAACGGCGGGTGCTTTACCCGTAGCCCTGGTTTCCTTCACGGCCAAAGCCCAGGAGGATCGCACGGTTGCCCTGGCCTGGACCACCTCGCTGGAAACCAACAACAAGGGCTTTCTGATCGAGCGCAGCAAGGATCTGAAAGGTTTTGAGAAAGTGGGCGAAGTAACGGAGTTGGGTGCCAACAGCAATTCGCTGAAGAATTACCACCTGATTGACCAAACGCCTTACGCGGGTACGAGCTACTATCGGCTGACCCAGATGGATCTGGATGGCAAGTCGACGGTATTCCCGGTGGTGTCGGTGGTGCTGCGGGAAGGTGCCTATGGCGTGTTCCCCAATCCGGTGCTCAATGATCAGCAGTTCCGGTTGAGTCTGGATGAGCCCGAGACGGCACAGATCAATTTTTATGGCGCAGATGGTCGTTTGATGCCGGTTCAGAAGATGGGTGTCGAGTCGGGGAATCTGTTGTTAAAGGTGACGGGTAAGCTCTCGACGGGGGTGTACATTCTGACGGTGGATGAACGTGGTCAGACTCGTAAGCATCGCTTAATTGTCGAATAG